The Candidatus Omnitrophota bacterium genome includes the window AATTTGTCATTCCGAAGTCCTGAGCGTAGTCGAAGGATGAGGAATCTTATTCATTATTCTTTATATGGCTCGCAAGCTCGCAATACTCATAGGCTCGGCGCCTCCGACTAATCCGTCCGATCATCGTCCGGATTTTCCGGCGCATCAAGTATTTCCCTTATTTTCTTTGATAGAGTGGCCGGGTCAAAAGGTTTCTGGAGAAAGTTTATATTTGTTTTTAATATACCTTTCTCAACGATTGCATTTTCCGTATAGCCTGAAATAAAAAGCGTTTTTATGTCAGGCCGCTCGCGGGTTATTTGTTCAGCTATTTCCTTGCCGTTCAATTTTCCGGGCAATATGACGTCTGTTATCAGCATATGGATTTTATCCTTATAGTTTTTGATATGTCTCTCAGCTTCAGGGCCGGTTGCGGCTAAAAGCGGTTTATACCCGAACCATTCCAGAATCTGCCGGATTGCCTCCCTCACCATGTTCTCATCTTCCACCACTAATATAGTTTCTGTGCCTTTTAGAGATTTTTTGGAAATTTGCTCTTTAACAATCATCTCAGCTTTGGCGTATATCCGGGGGAAATATATTTTGAAAGTTGTTCCGTGCCCCGGTTCGCTATAAACCCGAATATCGCCGCCGCTTTGTTTTACGATTCCATAAACAGTGGATAATCCCAACCCGGAACCCATATCCCCTTTTGTGGTAAAGAACGGCTCAAAAATATGGTCCACAGTTTCTTTTTCCATGCCGGACCCGCTGTCACTGATTGCCAGCATAATATAAGAACCGGGAGTCACGTTAATGTGGTTTTTTATATAATTCACATCTAATGTGACATTCGCGGTTTCAAATGTAAGTTCACCTCCCTTCGGCATAGCCGCCTTGGCGTTAATTGTCAGATTCATAATAATCTGTTCGGCTTGAACCGGGTCAATACGGATATTTCCAAGTTTATCCGCAAGATGGATATTGAGTTCAACGTCTTCGCCAATTATCCGAATCAGCATTTTCGAAATATTCCCTACTAAATCATTCAAATTAAGCACTTCAGGCCGGAGTATCTGTTTACGGCCGAAAGCTAATAATTGCGCGATTAAATCTCTCCCTCTTACTGAAGCCGTTTTGATCTCTTTTAAATTGCTCAGCAGCGCTTTCTCATCTGAAATGGAATAAATACTTAAATCACTTAAGGCTAGAATTGGAGTCAAAAGATTATTAAAATCATGGGCAATGCCGCCGACAAATTGACCGATTGCTTCCATCTTTTGTGATTGCAAAAGCTTATTCTGCAGGTTTGCCCTTTCGTCTTCGGCCTTCTTGCGTTTAGTGATATCTACTATGGTGCCAAGCAGGATTTCCCCGTTCCCGTTCTCATCCCTTTCAAAATCGGCCTGGGCATGTACCCAGATCACGGCGCCGTCCGGGCGCCTAATGCGGTGTTCAATATCATATTGCCCGATGCCTTTAACCGCCATGTCAAGATTCTTCTTTACAAATTCCATATCCTCCGGATGAACCAGCTGCATGGTTAATTCCAAACTTGCGGATTGTTTATCAGGATCTACCCCGTATATCCGGTATACCTC containing:
- a CDS encoding response regulator — encoded protein: MLKKRGGFNMNFGNFKLSNLSIKQRLFFSFGAVILLMVIISGIDIQRFSDRNKRFNILIDRVLPRQLLATQIQNDLLKIHRAEKNFIAELKSDEMDKDKANINKYESDLLKQLETLDALVSAQGKKDIAAFREIYDKWQIKNEEIRRLSRMGANIKARDLSSEEGRVLFDRMDEIMTRIIERKKLAMIRQRQLVNKNYIITRNSLIFITGIIILMTYLLSISVAKSILTPLGKLEKAARIIGKGRLDTKITIRGKDEISQLVESFNKMSEDLNAVTVSRDKLNKEITEHRRTSRQLQLQTEKVLRAQRVAQMGFLEWNTKTDGIYWSEEVYRIYGVDPDKQSASLELTMQLVHPEDMEFVKKNLDMAVKGIGQYDIEHRIRRPDGAVIWVHAQADFERDENGNGEILLGTIVDITKRKKAEDERANLQNKLLQSQKMEAIGQFVGGIAHDFNNLLTPILALSDLSIYSISDEKALLSNLKEIKTASVRGRDLIAQLLAFGRKQILRPEVLNLNDLVGNISKMLIRIIGEDVELNIHLADKLGNIRIDPVQAEQIIMNLTINAKAAMPKGGELTFETANVTLDVNYIKNHINVTPGSYIMLAISDSGSGMEKETVDHIFEPFFTTKGDMGSGLGLSTVYGIVKQSGGDIRVYSEPGHGTTFKIYFPRIYAKAEMIVKEQISKKSLKGTETILVVEDENMVREAIRQILEWFGYKPLLAATGPEAERHIKNYKDKIHMLITDVILPGKLNGKEIAEQITRERPDIKTLFISGYTENAIVEKGILKTNINFLQKPFDPATLSKKIREILDAPENPDDDRTD